Genomic window (Zingiber officinale cultivar Zhangliang chromosome 2B, Zo_v1.1, whole genome shotgun sequence):
TAGCTAATTCCCGTCTCTGAGCTGATGATCCATGTTCAAAAAACTAAAAGCGGAAAAATTGTAAGGACCTTTTGAAGCAATTCAGTATAGAAACTTCATAGAGTTCATTGGAAAGTCAAATTCTACCTTCTGGACCACATAATTCCCAAATACATCAGTCATCAGAGACAAAGCATGAGGCATTATCTCAACAAAAACCATGTTTTTTTCTTCAGTAGTAGCTGTTTCAAGTTTCTGCTGTATGAAGCGGCTTCCATATTGATCAGCACTGGAAAggaaaattaaactcaaaatttttatGTATGCTAATGAAAAATAACTAATTCAACGGTGAATAAATTGGAATATTGACAACTATTGTAAAACATAAATGTACCAATAGTTTAGTATGACAACTTAGGCAGATAAGATTAAGAGGAAGATCAGAAAAGTCACTATTAAGGTGAGAATTTTGTTATGCTAGAATTTACTGGGTAGTAAGAAAAATTCCTCAGACATAATAGAAAAGGATAGGTGTTGTACAATCATTTAGTGGTTGTATACTAATACTATTAACACCTAATCTGAAAGTGAAAACCTGTATCTCCACAGCCAATAGCTGTGAGAAGGATGCAAGTTATCATTTTTATATGATAGTCCTTAAACTAAATTTGCTTGATGTAACAACAAGAACAGCAGACACTATACAGCAGTATTTCAAATAAGGCAACTAGAGATAAAGATATACATATTATTCTAATAATGTAATGTTGATTCTATAAAACAGATGGAGCAGATTGTTTGAATTTCTTCATTATTCCTTATGTATGTTGCTCTGAACACCGCTCATCCACTCTATCTTGTTGCTTCCACACACTACATGCAAGCAACCTACATCTATAAGCACCTATATCTGATAAAACTAGAATGGCCTCATTTAGTTCTGTATTGATGTTGTCATTGGCCCCTAGATCTTCATGCCAAACATCTGAGAAGATCTTGACTATGGGCTCCTTACCAACATCACTTCTAGTGTCCTACCATGCTCTTCAAAGCCCATGTATAAACCCTCTTTTTTGCCTGTCCTTATATCTTTCTAGCATCATGTCAACAGCCACACCAATTCAATCATCTTTTTACCAATTATTTACAAAACAATACATGAGCTTTTGTTTTACCTTTTAACCAACAGTTGAGTGGTCTAGTGGTAAGCGAGCTAGAGGAGGACTTTCCAGCAAAGGTTGTCAGTTTAAATCAGTATAATGGCAACTATTGGAAGGGATTAACCTTGCCACCTCTGCTCCAAACAGGGAATTGTCTCATATTCAACATGGTGTGGAAACACTTCATGGTCAAAAACTAAGAAAAAGTTTTTACCCTGTTTTTCCTGGCACCCTCTCTCAATATAAAACGAAAAACTAATCTCCTTGTTCTGGCATTTCTCTTACCTTAGATTTACATATTGAAATCCTAATCTCTTTTATATTTGACACGCCATAAGCATTCCACTACAAACAAAAAGCTAGATTCACCAGTCTCTCTTTCAACatcattttctttcaatttcatatCTGAGCTTTACTCAATCTCCACTCTCACACCTTGGCCCTTGTAGTAATGTCAATCTCCAGTCCCACATCTTGCCTCTTGAAGTAAGGTAAAACATAgtctctttcttcattttttttttcagtaaCCTTCCACTATTTTTTGCTTCATTTTCACAAACACAAATATTCTGGGATATTTTCCATTTGAAATGAGTTAAGGAAAAGAACTACATTCATGAAGATTTCACTCTTTTAAAAAATGTAATCAACTCATTCATCCAGAGTGTTTCATTATTGAAGTTCTTTAACCACACACTAGTGTTATGTCTTCATTGTCTAAGTCAGTCTTCTTTTTTATGTGACCATTTCTATCTAGGTAACAAGCCGAATATTGATTTATCTACATTCTAGTTTGAAGAGAGTGTTAGAGTTACTAGTCATATGTGATTAGAATATAAAACTAATCTCACATGAGACACTAGGACATTAGATGTTTCCATATAGCCCTACATCTGGGTATAATTGTTCTCTTATGATTGGAATCTCATGTTTATCCTTGCCAATTATGTAAGATGGAAGATTTGAGATGTTGACAAATGTACTTGGAGGTCAAAATGGGAACGGAATCAAGAAATCAAGGCAAAGAATAGACTTATATACCTGAACTCAACCACATGGCCTGCAATCTCAGCAAGCTCAAAGCTTCTAGTCTTATTGCTCTTGAATTCATCCAAGAGTGAGGATGGAAACTGTCCATCTATGTTACCATTAGCCTCAGAATGCCAAGATCCCAGAACACCTCTACTTATGTTTCGCCAGTTGGAAGAATAATGCATATTGCGCTCTCTGAGACTAAGAGGGATGCCAGGTCCAACAGGAGAAGCAATAGAATTTGCTAAAGGACTTCCTGGATATGAAGTAGCCAGGGCAAATCCTGAATTCCCATAATAATTATGAATTAGAGAAGCAGATTTAGCCAGATGTGTCATGCCATACGGCTTCTGTTGTTGAAGTAAGGACTCCAAGTAAGTTTCCTGGATCCCAAGTAAATCAGCATAAGAACTTAGATAACCTTTCTCCAGGGATGGATTAGAACAGTTGGCTCCAAGTTGAGCAGTATATTCAGCTGCCATCAAGTAGTCGATATAAAGTGGGTCATTAAGTGGTGCCTGAAGAGCTGCTGCAGTGGAAACTGAATTTCCATTTCTACTGAGAGTTCGTATGTCTGCAGGTCCAACTAAATTTGGTGGTGAGAAAGTTCCACCTTGTAATGCCCCTACCTCCATTTTAGGTGATGCATTTGGTGATACACTAGCAACACTTTCCAACATTGGAGACAAAGACCCCAAGCCAACGTGATTTATCAAACTTGCTGATAATGCTGGATTTTCTAAATACGCATTGAGATTGGAACTTGAAAAGGCTGCATTGACACTCTCGTACAGAGAAGAAACACCATTTGTAGTGATGTAATGAGAAGGTGCTTCAAGATATGACTTGTCAGATTTAGCAGGAGACTTTTGAGATTCAATTAGCCCATTCAAACCTGATCCTGAAGTTCTCAAATCCACTGAACCTACTGAATTTCTAATGGAGCCAGGGTAAGGAGGTTTTGCCGACTTAGGAATGGCCTGCATGCCTAGATATTCTGGATCAGAACTTTTGAGGGTAAGCTGTTTGTCAACATTGTTCTGGCCTAAATGTGAAGCAAAAGGAAAGTTCTGGTTATCATATATTCCTTGCTGAATCTTTGATTTTGTAGTATTTTCACCAGCAGATGACAGGTTAATACCTGATAAGGAAGCCATAAGATCATCAGATTCAACTGTGTCCAATGAGATACCATTCGAGGAGGAGAAATCATGAGTTTTTTTGTCAGGGGCACAGATTCTCAGGCCTAAATGTGGAATGCAGGGACTCTGAGCTCTTGCAACTGACTGGGCATCAGTAGTACTTCGCTTCAAAGAGGAGCCGACAACATATGCATAACTGTGAGGCAATGATGTACCAGTTTTCTCATGTCCATTGTCACTATGTAGAAATCTGATGTTTTCTTCATCCATCAATGCACTTACTTTATGTGATGAAATCTGGGTGCTAGGAGAAGATAATGGTTCAGAACCACTAAAAGCACTACGACTTGCAGCACGTGAGGGATGGCTTGAACTGGGACCACTTTGTACAACTTCATCCTAAAAAACTCAACAGTCAAATTATGCCAACCACAATTCTGGTCAGCAAAAAGAATCTATATGTATTTATAAAATGACAGAATCTATAGCACCAAATATAAGAGAAAAAGTATGCATGTGGCATGATATCATGGGTGCAGACATATGTTCATTATTCAAAACTAGGTTGACAATGAGAAAGACCGATTAAAAGAGCTAGCTAGAAATGGACAGGCTAGAATCTGATATTGAAAGCACGTACTTTTTCTTACTCACTACACTGCACCACACATATAGGTATCTAATTATCACTCTGCACGTATTTCTTTTAATCACAATTATGAAGATAACAACCACTAATTTCTTGTGGCTTTATCTTTGATGGATGTTATCTCCATTATATGACCAAATTTCGAAAGGACAAAAAGGCTGATGCACTAAAGGGTATTGATCACTTCAAAAGCTTCTCCACATGAACTAAATTCCTTGTGAGTGCACTGCTAGTTCACTTATTTTGATCTATTACTTGGATCCTAATTTCCAGATAGGCACAAATTTTTATgtgagataaaattttattatttgttatCTATTCTATGTTGTAACCAGGATTAAACATGTAAGCAAACTTCTCATATAGGTTGACCTTGGTTATGACCACAAAATGTTCTGCATTTTTAGGAATGAAAACAATGATTATGTGTTTTGTTAGGTCTAAAACTCAAATCAAAGAAACAAGGTCTATACTAACTAAAAAATACAAGTAGTTATGTACATTGTCGTCATCGGATACATGTGTGAGCACTGATTTTTGGTACCACGAGTGAACAAAAACTTATCAGGTCTTGAAGTACTGAGATCGATCAATAAAAAGATTTTGTCAGCTATATATTGACAAATGGATCACCTGCACAACATCAGCAAAGCTCTTCTGGCGGCCAAGTGACAGACCAATCAAGCCATCTCCTCTATCAACCCATTCTCCTGCCCCAGGTTCCATAATTGTCTCTGCCTGTTGCTCCTCCATCGAAGTAAAAATTGGTTGTTTAGAGAAGAGTGATATATCATCCCCTTCCTCCCCTCCATTGATTTTCCTTCTATCAGCAGTCCCTCCTATCAAAGAGCTGGATTGGAGCCTCTGTGTTGATCGCCAGTCCTCCTTGGAGAGCACCGGGGGCGGTAGCCGGGGGTTCATATTTGCATTCGAGTAGTAGTAGGAGACATATGCTGGATTGGAGAGGAGTTCCTCCTCTGACGAAATCTCGTCCCCATTCTTTACTGAGGAAATATCAGGCACGCCGAATGCACCTTCGCGCCCATAGATCCCTCCCACTGCGGCGAGCGAACCATTGACAGTGGGCGGAGCGGATCCGCTCCGGAAAATGCTGAGCTCACTTTCTCGATCACTCGCCTCTTGCCTCCTCTGCTCCCTGAGCAGCAAACCCAGCTCCTCAAAATCTTCGCCGCCAAAACCATCCCCTCCGCTCCCGATCAAAGAACGAACTCCCATATTAGACAACATGCTCTGTTGCTTCTCAATGCCCTAACAAGAAATAAATCAACTTGAACCCTAAGATAAAATAGGAAAGAAGTGCGAACAAAATGCAGCTTTAATATCTCCATACCTCGAAAGCTCAAAAAAAACTTGGGCTTCACCCAAAAAAAATTGAATCTTTCACGATAAAACCGACCAAACGCATCATTTTCGTACCCTAAACGTCAAGATCCTTAATTCAAGCTCAGAGAAAACAAACATGAACAGTAACGCTCAAAATCGAGCAAACAGAGAGATCGGAGCAAAAAGATTCCATCTTTAGCTAAACATCCATCATCAAACCGCCCGGCGATCGCCGATCCACTCCGCCATTTGCCATTGGGCACCCTCTTTCGTGCTACACCACTCCGAGCCCCCCACTGTAGCTCCAATTGAGAGCCAGTAACAGCGCAACAAAAACCAAAGGGAAGAAAGATCTACGCCGTCGGATCTCCCCACGGACGGTGGAAGATCACCCGGAGGCCGTGCCATTGAACCCTAAAGGGTTTACTTAGGACGATTTAATGAAACAAATATCACCAACTCTAATGCTtctgttaaattaattaaaacagcATTTAACGGGCAGCTTTACCACAATAAGATAGTCCATCAAATTAATGGCTCGATTAATGCGATAATTAAAGTAACGATGTGAATTAATGGTTTTACGTTAATTTAGAAATGACTAACAGTCAACTCGGTGTTTACTTTAAAATGACCAGTGTTGACACTTAATTTTGGTGGGACCAGGACGTGCTGACGtggtaaaaaaattataaaaaaatcaaaatttaataattatttagtaAAAAGGGGGGAAAAAAAAAAGGGGCGTTTTAAATTTTAGGAATCATCAGTGattttattctaaaaatttctcaaCTAAAATGGACCAGGGTGAAGCATTTGTAATTACAATTGCATCATGATACTTTAATTAATTGTAACTCATCGTCTCTTATGTTATAATTTGGATGGTAACATATGATCGAATATCATCAGGAGGTCGTCTCTTGCTCGACGTCTGATAGTCTGACGACTTACCCATcgtggatggtcgaaatcacccgtCCTgacctaaactataacatgaaagATGGTAAACCTAAGAAGGGATCGCAAACAATTACAATCAAATtacaatcattttttttttataagaggATCTAGGCTCTATTCCAAAGAAGCTATTTGATGATGTCATATCTCTTTGTCTAAATAAAATGGATCAAGGGATGAATCATTTGTAATTACGGTTGGATCATGGCTCTGATTCGACTATAATTGATTGCAATTCTTCCTTGGGTTACTATCATCTCCATGTTATAGTTTGGATCGAGACGGATGAATTGAGATCGTCCATAGGCCGCTAATGGTGGATAAGTGCCCAGGCTGTCAGGCGTCGAACGGGGGCTTTCGACCACCTACCTCAATCTAAACTATAATATGGAGGATGATGAATTTAGGGAGAGATGGTAACTAATTACTTTTAAATAATGgtaataatttattcaaaattataaGTATTTTTTTATCTCCCTATTTGATAACTAATATAACATATTTAGGATTTGATTAAGTGAACTAAATGATTTATTGTTTTATAATATCTTCTCCGTTGGTCGAATCCTCTACACCACTTTTTACGATCTAAAAGATGCTCTCTTTTCATATATTGACGGAGATGTATAATCCTCATTTATTTTATAGGTAGAGACCATGCATCCCCATCAATACATAAAAAAGAAACATCTCTAGATCGTAAAAAGCGATTCAGAAGatctcctctcatcttcttcgtaGTCGtttctaaattataaatttaaaatggcACCTCTCAATTT
Coding sequences:
- the LOC122046098 gene encoding pumilio homolog 1-like isoform X1 gives rise to the protein MLSNMGVRSLIGSGGDGFGGEDFEELGLLLREQRRQEASDRESELSIFRSGSAPPTVNGSLAAVGGIYGREGAFGVPDISSVKNGDEISSEEELLSNPAYVSYYYSNANMNPRLPPPVLSKEDWRSTQRLQSSSLIGGTADRRKINGGEEGDDISLFSKQPIFTSMEEQQAETIMEPGAGEWVDRGDGLIGLSLGRQKSFADVVQDEVVQSGPSSSHPSRAASRSAFSGSEPLSSPSTQISSHKVSALMDEENIRFLHSDNGHEKTGTSLPHSYAYVVGSSLKRSTTDAQSVARAQSPCIPHLGLRICAPDKKTHDFSSSNGISLDTVESDDLMASLSGINLSSAGENTTKSKIQQGIYDNQNFPFASHLGQNNVDKQLTLKSSDPEYLGMQAIPKSAKPPYPGSIRNSVGSVDLRTSGSGLNGLIESQKSPAKSDKSYLEAPSHYITTNGVSSLYESVNAAFSSSNLNAYLENPALSASLINHVGLGSLSPMLESVASVSPNASPKMEVGALQGGTFSPPNLVGPADIRTLSRNGNSVSTAAALQAPLNDPLYIDYLMAAEYTAQLGANCSNPSLEKGYLSSYADLLGIQETYLESLLQQQKPYGMTHLAKSASLIHNYYGNSGFALATSYPGSPLANSIASPVGPGIPLSLRERNMHYSSNWRNISRGVLGSWHSEANGNIDGQFPSSLLDEFKSNKTRSFELAEIAGHVVEFSADQYGSRFIQQKLETATTEEKNMVFVEIMPHALSLMTDVFGNYVVQKFFEHGSSAQRRELANHLNGHVLALSLQMYGCRVIQKAIEVVDLDQKIKMVQELDGRIIHCVRDQNGNHVIQKCIECVPQDAIQFIISTFYNQVVTLSTHPYGCRVIQRVLEHCDNPNTQQIVMDEILHSVSMLAQDQYGNYVVQHVLEHGKPDERSVIIKQLTGQIVQMSQQKFASNVIEKCLTFGSLEARQLLVSEMLGSTDENEPLQAMMKDQFGNYVVQKVLETCDDQQRELILSRIKVHLNALKKYTYGKHIVARVEKLVAAGERRIGLQASFPS
- the LOC122046098 gene encoding pumilio homolog 1-like isoform X2 codes for the protein MLSNMGVRSLIGSGGDGFGGEDFEELGLLLREQRRQEASDRESELSIFRSGSAPPTVNGSLAAVGGIYGREGAFGVPDISSVKNGDEISSEEELLSNPAYVSYYYSNANMNPRLPPPVLSKEDWRSTQRLQSSSLIGGTADRRKINGGEEGDDISLFSKQPIFTSMEEQQAETIMEPGAGEWVDRGDGLIGLSLGRQKSFADVVQDEVVQSGPSSSHPSRAASRSAFSGSEPLSSPSTQISSHKVSALMDEENIRFLHSDNGHEKTGTSLPHSYAYVVGSSLKRSTTDAQSVARAQSPCIPHLGLRICAPDKKTHDFSSSNGISLDTVESDDLMASLSGQNNVDKQLTLKSSDPEYLGMQAIPKSAKPPYPGSIRNSVGSVDLRTSGSGLNGLIESQKSPAKSDKSYLEAPSHYITTNGVSSLYESVNAAFSSSNLNAYLENPALSASLINHVGLGSLSPMLESVASVSPNASPKMEVGALQGGTFSPPNLVGPADIRTLSRNGNSVSTAAALQAPLNDPLYIDYLMAAEYTAQLGANCSNPSLEKGYLSSYADLLGIQETYLESLLQQQKPYGMTHLAKSASLIHNYYGNSGFALATSYPGSPLANSIASPVGPGIPLSLRERNMHYSSNWRNISRGVLGSWHSEANGNIDGQFPSSLLDEFKSNKTRSFELAEIAGHVVEFSADQYGSRFIQQKLETATTEEKNMVFVEIMPHALSLMTDVFGNYVVQKFFEHGSSAQRRELANHLNGHVLALSLQMYGCRVIQKAIEVVDLDQKIKMVQELDGRIIHCVRDQNGNHVIQKCIECVPQDAIQFIISTFYNQVVTLSTHPYGCRVIQRVLEHCDNPNTQQIVMDEILHSVSMLAQDQYGNYVVQHVLEHGKPDERSVIIKQLTGQIVQMSQQKFASNVIEKCLTFGSLEARQLLVSEMLGSTDENEPLQAMMKDQFGNYVVQKVLETCDDQQRELILSRIKVHLNALKKYTYGKHIVARVEKLVAAGERRIGLQASFPS